AGGTTAAACTCACTTTCCCCTGGGATGTAGAAGGTTTCACCTGGCTTAAAGACTTCCCAGCCAGCCGAACCTGGAATCAGCACTTTTAAGCAGCCGGTGATCACCGTCATTTCTTCCGCTTTAGCCGTACTGAAAGTGTACTCCCCCTTTTCCATCACCCCAACGCTAGCTTGCCCAATGCTGTCACTGTCAAAACCAATAGATTTCACTTTCCCGGTAAAATACTCATTAAATTTCAGCATAGTTTTGTACCCGCGTCTTAATCAAGATTGAGCTTTCATATTAGAGTTTCTATAAAC
The sequence above is drawn from the Yersinia intermedia genome and encodes:
- the ppnP gene encoding pyrimidine/purine nucleoside phosphorylase yields the protein MLKFNEYFTGKVKSIGFDSDSIGQASVGVMEKGEYTFSTAKAEEMTVITGCLKVLIPGSAGWEVFKPGETFYIPGESEFNLQVAEASSYLCKYLS